The following are encoded together in the Neofelis nebulosa isolate mNeoNeb1 chromosome 9, mNeoNeb1.pri, whole genome shotgun sequence genome:
- the VAMP8 gene encoding vesicle-associated membrane protein 8 produces the protein MEEASGGGGNDRVRNLQSEVEGVKNIMTQNVERILARGENLDHLRNKTEDLEATSEHFKTTSQKVARKFWWKNVKMIVLICVIVFIIILLIVLFATHAIPT, from the exons ATG GAGGAGGCCAGTGGAGGTGGAGGAAATGATCGTGTACGGAACCTGCAGAGTGAGGTGGAAGGAGTCAAGAATATCATGACCCAGAATGTGGAGCGGATCCTGGCCCGAGGAGAAAACCTGGACCATCTCCGCAAcaagacagaggatctggaagCCACA TCGGAGCACTTCAAGACCACGTCACAGAAGGTGGCTCGGAAATTCTGGTGGAAGAACGTGAAGATGATTGTCCTCATCTGTGTGATTGTTTTTATCATCATCCTCCTCATCGTGCTCTTTGCCACCCATGCCATCCCAACTTAg
- the GGCX gene encoding vitamin K-dependent gamma-carboxylase isoform X1, whose amino-acid sequence MSPSGSGLSAANSPSLFPPGRPSAHFLLAPTFSLPPPTSHPERFQPHLRQVPPDKVQKDKAGRTSGPSQGSGMVKLLGFEWTDVSSWGRLVTLLNRPTDPASLAVFRFLFGLLMVLDIPQERGLSSLDRRYLDGLEVCRFPLLDALQPLPLDWMYLVYTIMFLGALGMMLGLCYRISCVLFLLPYWYVFLLDKTSWNNHSYLYGLLAFQLTFMDANHYWSVDGLLNARKRNAHVPLWNYAVLRGQIFIVYFIAGVKKLDADWVEGYSMEYLSRHWLFSPFKLVLSEEMTSLLVVHWCGLLLDLSAGFLLFFDASRSIGLLFVSYFHCMNSQLFSIGMFPYVMLASSPLFCSPEWPRKLVSHFPERLQELLPLKAAPQPSVSCVYKRSRAKGGQKPGLRHQLGAAFTLLYLLEQLFLPYSHFLTQGYNNWTNGLYGYSWDMMVHSRSHQHVKITYRDGRTGELGYLNPGVFTQSRRWKDHADMLKQYATCLSQLLPKYNVTEPQIYFDIWVSINDRFQQRIFDPRVDIVQAAWSPFQRTSWLQPLLMDLSPWRTKLQEIKSSLDNHTEVVFIADFPGLHLENFVSEDLGNTSIQLLQGEVIVELVAEQKNQTLQEGEKMQLPAGEYHKVYTMSPSPSCYMYIYVNTTELALEQDLAYLQELKEKVENGTEMGPLPPELQPLLEGEVKGGPEPTPLVQTFLRRQRRLQELERRRNTPFHERLFRFLLRKLYIFRRSFLMTCISLRNLVLGRPSLEQLAQEVTYANLRPFEPVGESSHSNTDSSNSDPPEPNSDPVHSEF is encoded by the exons ATGTCTCCAAGCGGCTCAGGCCTGTCAGCGGCAAACTCGCCTAGTCTGTTTCCTCCCGGGCGGCCCTCGGCTCACTTCCTGCTTGCTCCAACTTTCAGCCTGCCCCCGCCCACCTCGCATCCCGAGCGGTTCCAGCCTCACCTCCGGCAGGTTCCCCCAG ATAAAGTACAGAAAGACAAGGCTGGACGGACTTCGGGGCCCAGTCAGGGCAGCGGAATGGTGAAACTCTTGGGTTTTGAGTGGACAGATGTTTCCAGCTGGGGGAGGCTGGTGACCCTGCTGAACCGACCAACGGATCCTGCCAGCCTGGCCGTCTTCCGTTTTCTCTTTG GGCTGTTGATGGTGTTGGACATTCCCCAGGAACGGGGGCTCAGCTCCCTAGACCGAAGATACCTGGATGGGCTGGAGGTGTGCCGCTTCCCCTTGCTGGATGCCCTGCAGCCACTACCACTTGACTGGATGTATCTTGTCTATACCATCATGTTTCTGG GGGCACTGGGCATGATGCTGGGCCTGTGCTACCGGATAAGCTGTGTGTTATTCCTGCTGCCATACTGGTATGTGTTTCTCCTGGACAAGACATCATGGAACAACCACTCCTATCTGTATGGTTTGTTGGCCTTTCAGCTGACATTCATGGACGCGAACCACTACTG GTCTGTGGACGGCCTGCTGAATGCCCGTAAGCGGAATGCCCACGTGCCCCTTTGGAACTATGCTGTGCTGCGGGGCCAG ATCTTCATTGTGTACTTCATTGCGGGTGTGAAAAAGCTGGACGCAGACTGGGTTGAAGGCTATTCCATGGAGTACCTGTCCCGGCACTGGCTCTTCAGTCCCTTCAA ACTGGTATTGTCCGAGGAGATGACTAGTCTGCTAGTGGTGCACTGGTGTGGACTGCTGCTCGACCTCTCAGCCGGTTTCCTGCTCTTCTTTGATGCCTCGAGGTCCATTGGCCTCCTCTTCGTGTCCTACTTCCACTGCATGAATTCCCAGCTTTTCAGCATCG GTATGTTCCCCTACGTCATGCTCGCCAGCAGCCCTCTCTTCTGCTCCCCTGAGTGGCCCCGGAAGCTGGTATCTCACTTCCCTGAGAGGCTGCAAGAACTGCTGCCCCTCAAGGCTGCCCCTCAGCCCAGTGTGTCCTGCGTGTATAAGAGGAGCCGAGCCAAAGGTGGCCAGAAGCCAGGGCTGCGCCATCAGCTTGGTGCCGCCTTCACCCTGCTCTACCTCCTGgagcagctcttcctgccctATTCTCATTTCCTAACCCAG GGCTATAACAACTGGACAAATGGGCTGTATGGCTATTCCTGGGACATGATGGTACACTCGCGCTCCCACCAGCACGTGAAGATCACCTACCGTGACGGCCGCACTGGCGAGCTGGGCTACCTTAACCCTGGG GTATTCACACAGAGCCGGCGATGGAAGGATCATGCAGACATGCTGAAGCAATATGCTACTTGCCTGAGCCAACTGCTTCCCAAGTACAATGTCACTGAGCCCCAGATCTACTTTGATATTTGGGTCTCCATCAATGACCGCTTCCAGCAGAG GATTTTTGACCCTCGTGTGGACATCGTGCAGGCTGCCTGGTCCCCATTCCAGCGTACATCTTGGCTGCAGCCACTGTTGATGGACCTGTCTCCCTGGAGGACCAAGTTACAGGAAATCAAGAGCAGCCTGGACAACCACACTGAGGTGGTTTTCATTGCAGATTTCCCTG GGCTGCACCTGGAGAATTTTGTGAGTGAAGACCTGGGCAACACTAGCATTCAGCTGCTGCAGGGGGAGGTGATTGTGGAGCTGGTGGCAGAACAAAAGAATCAGACTCTTCAGGAGGGAGAAAAAATGCAG TTGCCTGCTGGTGAGTACCATAAGGTATATACGATGTCACCCAGTCCTTCCTGCTACATGTACATCTATGTCAACACTACAGAGCTTGCACTGGAGCAAGACCTGGCATATCTGCAAGAATTAAAGGAGAAGGTGGAGAATGGAACTG AAATGGGGCCTCTACCTCCAGAACTGCAACCTCTGCTGGAAGGGGAAGTAAAAGGGGGCCCTGAGCCAACACCTCTGGTTCAGACTTTTCTTAGACGCCAGCGACGGCTCCAAGAGCTTGAACGCCGGAGAAATACCCCTTTCCATGAGCGGCTCTTCCGCTTCTTGCTACGGAAGCTCTATATCTTCCGCCGCAG cttCCTGATGACTTGTATCTCACTTCGAAATCTGGTATTAGGCCGCCCTTCCCTGGAGCAGCTGGCCCAAGAGGTGACTTATGCAAACTTGCGACCCTTTGAGCCAGTTGGAGAGTCAAGTCATTCAAACACAGATTCTTCGAATTCTGATCCCCCTGAGCCAAATTCTGACCCTGTGCACTCAGAGTTCTGA
- the GGCX gene encoding vitamin K-dependent gamma-carboxylase isoform X2 produces the protein MAVSARSARAPSDSHKVQKDKAGRTSGPSQGSGMVKLLGFEWTDVSSWGRLVTLLNRPTDPASLAVFRFLFGLLMVLDIPQERGLSSLDRRYLDGLEVCRFPLLDALQPLPLDWMYLVYTIMFLGALGMMLGLCYRISCVLFLLPYWYVFLLDKTSWNNHSYLYGLLAFQLTFMDANHYWSVDGLLNARKRNAHVPLWNYAVLRGQIFIVYFIAGVKKLDADWVEGYSMEYLSRHWLFSPFKLVLSEEMTSLLVVHWCGLLLDLSAGFLLFFDASRSIGLLFVSYFHCMNSQLFSIGMFPYVMLASSPLFCSPEWPRKLVSHFPERLQELLPLKAAPQPSVSCVYKRSRAKGGQKPGLRHQLGAAFTLLYLLEQLFLPYSHFLTQGYNNWTNGLYGYSWDMMVHSRSHQHVKITYRDGRTGELGYLNPGVFTQSRRWKDHADMLKQYATCLSQLLPKYNVTEPQIYFDIWVSINDRFQQRIFDPRVDIVQAAWSPFQRTSWLQPLLMDLSPWRTKLQEIKSSLDNHTEVVFIADFPGLHLENFVSEDLGNTSIQLLQGEVIVELVAEQKNQTLQEGEKMQLPAGEYHKVYTMSPSPSCYMYIYVNTTELALEQDLAYLQELKEKVENGTEMGPLPPELQPLLEGEVKGGPEPTPLVQTFLRRQRRLQELERRRNTPFHERLFRFLLRKLYIFRRSFLMTCISLRNLVLGRPSLEQLAQEVTYANLRPFEPVGESSHSNTDSSNSDPPEPNSDPVHSEF, from the exons ATGGCGGTGTCTGCCCGGTCCGCACGGGCCCCGTCGGACTCAC ATAAAGTACAGAAAGACAAGGCTGGACGGACTTCGGGGCCCAGTCAGGGCAGCGGAATGGTGAAACTCTTGGGTTTTGAGTGGACAGATGTTTCCAGCTGGGGGAGGCTGGTGACCCTGCTGAACCGACCAACGGATCCTGCCAGCCTGGCCGTCTTCCGTTTTCTCTTTG GGCTGTTGATGGTGTTGGACATTCCCCAGGAACGGGGGCTCAGCTCCCTAGACCGAAGATACCTGGATGGGCTGGAGGTGTGCCGCTTCCCCTTGCTGGATGCCCTGCAGCCACTACCACTTGACTGGATGTATCTTGTCTATACCATCATGTTTCTGG GGGCACTGGGCATGATGCTGGGCCTGTGCTACCGGATAAGCTGTGTGTTATTCCTGCTGCCATACTGGTATGTGTTTCTCCTGGACAAGACATCATGGAACAACCACTCCTATCTGTATGGTTTGTTGGCCTTTCAGCTGACATTCATGGACGCGAACCACTACTG GTCTGTGGACGGCCTGCTGAATGCCCGTAAGCGGAATGCCCACGTGCCCCTTTGGAACTATGCTGTGCTGCGGGGCCAG ATCTTCATTGTGTACTTCATTGCGGGTGTGAAAAAGCTGGACGCAGACTGGGTTGAAGGCTATTCCATGGAGTACCTGTCCCGGCACTGGCTCTTCAGTCCCTTCAA ACTGGTATTGTCCGAGGAGATGACTAGTCTGCTAGTGGTGCACTGGTGTGGACTGCTGCTCGACCTCTCAGCCGGTTTCCTGCTCTTCTTTGATGCCTCGAGGTCCATTGGCCTCCTCTTCGTGTCCTACTTCCACTGCATGAATTCCCAGCTTTTCAGCATCG GTATGTTCCCCTACGTCATGCTCGCCAGCAGCCCTCTCTTCTGCTCCCCTGAGTGGCCCCGGAAGCTGGTATCTCACTTCCCTGAGAGGCTGCAAGAACTGCTGCCCCTCAAGGCTGCCCCTCAGCCCAGTGTGTCCTGCGTGTATAAGAGGAGCCGAGCCAAAGGTGGCCAGAAGCCAGGGCTGCGCCATCAGCTTGGTGCCGCCTTCACCCTGCTCTACCTCCTGgagcagctcttcctgccctATTCTCATTTCCTAACCCAG GGCTATAACAACTGGACAAATGGGCTGTATGGCTATTCCTGGGACATGATGGTACACTCGCGCTCCCACCAGCACGTGAAGATCACCTACCGTGACGGCCGCACTGGCGAGCTGGGCTACCTTAACCCTGGG GTATTCACACAGAGCCGGCGATGGAAGGATCATGCAGACATGCTGAAGCAATATGCTACTTGCCTGAGCCAACTGCTTCCCAAGTACAATGTCACTGAGCCCCAGATCTACTTTGATATTTGGGTCTCCATCAATGACCGCTTCCAGCAGAG GATTTTTGACCCTCGTGTGGACATCGTGCAGGCTGCCTGGTCCCCATTCCAGCGTACATCTTGGCTGCAGCCACTGTTGATGGACCTGTCTCCCTGGAGGACCAAGTTACAGGAAATCAAGAGCAGCCTGGACAACCACACTGAGGTGGTTTTCATTGCAGATTTCCCTG GGCTGCACCTGGAGAATTTTGTGAGTGAAGACCTGGGCAACACTAGCATTCAGCTGCTGCAGGGGGAGGTGATTGTGGAGCTGGTGGCAGAACAAAAGAATCAGACTCTTCAGGAGGGAGAAAAAATGCAG TTGCCTGCTGGTGAGTACCATAAGGTATATACGATGTCACCCAGTCCTTCCTGCTACATGTACATCTATGTCAACACTACAGAGCTTGCACTGGAGCAAGACCTGGCATATCTGCAAGAATTAAAGGAGAAGGTGGAGAATGGAACTG AAATGGGGCCTCTACCTCCAGAACTGCAACCTCTGCTGGAAGGGGAAGTAAAAGGGGGCCCTGAGCCAACACCTCTGGTTCAGACTTTTCTTAGACGCCAGCGACGGCTCCAAGAGCTTGAACGCCGGAGAAATACCCCTTTCCATGAGCGGCTCTTCCGCTTCTTGCTACGGAAGCTCTATATCTTCCGCCGCAG cttCCTGATGACTTGTATCTCACTTCGAAATCTGGTATTAGGCCGCCCTTCCCTGGAGCAGCTGGCCCAAGAGGTGACTTATGCAAACTTGCGACCCTTTGAGCCAGTTGGAGAGTCAAGTCATTCAAACACAGATTCTTCGAATTCTGATCCCCCTGAGCCAAATTCTGACCCTGTGCACTCAGAGTTCTGA
- the GGCX gene encoding vitamin K-dependent gamma-carboxylase isoform X3, with protein MVKLLGFEWTDVSSWGRLVTLLNRPTDPASLAVFRFLFGLLMVLDIPQERGLSSLDRRYLDGLEVCRFPLLDALQPLPLDWMYLVYTIMFLGALGMMLGLCYRISCVLFLLPYWYVFLLDKTSWNNHSYLYGLLAFQLTFMDANHYWSVDGLLNARKRNAHVPLWNYAVLRGQIFIVYFIAGVKKLDADWVEGYSMEYLSRHWLFSPFKLVLSEEMTSLLVVHWCGLLLDLSAGFLLFFDASRSIGLLFVSYFHCMNSQLFSIGMFPYVMLASSPLFCSPEWPRKLVSHFPERLQELLPLKAAPQPSVSCVYKRSRAKGGQKPGLRHQLGAAFTLLYLLEQLFLPYSHFLTQGYNNWTNGLYGYSWDMMVHSRSHQHVKITYRDGRTGELGYLNPGVFTQSRRWKDHADMLKQYATCLSQLLPKYNVTEPQIYFDIWVSINDRFQQRIFDPRVDIVQAAWSPFQRTSWLQPLLMDLSPWRTKLQEIKSSLDNHTEVVFIADFPGLHLENFVSEDLGNTSIQLLQGEVIVELVAEQKNQTLQEGEKMQLPAGEYHKVYTMSPSPSCYMYIYVNTTELALEQDLAYLQELKEKVENGTEMGPLPPELQPLLEGEVKGGPEPTPLVQTFLRRQRRLQELERRRNTPFHERLFRFLLRKLYIFRRSFLMTCISLRNLVLGRPSLEQLAQEVTYANLRPFEPVGESSHSNTDSSNSDPPEPNSDPVHSEF; from the exons ATGGTGAAACTCTTGGGTTTTGAGTGGACAGATGTTTCCAGCTGGGGGAGGCTGGTGACCCTGCTGAACCGACCAACGGATCCTGCCAGCCTGGCCGTCTTCCGTTTTCTCTTTG GGCTGTTGATGGTGTTGGACATTCCCCAGGAACGGGGGCTCAGCTCCCTAGACCGAAGATACCTGGATGGGCTGGAGGTGTGCCGCTTCCCCTTGCTGGATGCCCTGCAGCCACTACCACTTGACTGGATGTATCTTGTCTATACCATCATGTTTCTGG GGGCACTGGGCATGATGCTGGGCCTGTGCTACCGGATAAGCTGTGTGTTATTCCTGCTGCCATACTGGTATGTGTTTCTCCTGGACAAGACATCATGGAACAACCACTCCTATCTGTATGGTTTGTTGGCCTTTCAGCTGACATTCATGGACGCGAACCACTACTG GTCTGTGGACGGCCTGCTGAATGCCCGTAAGCGGAATGCCCACGTGCCCCTTTGGAACTATGCTGTGCTGCGGGGCCAG ATCTTCATTGTGTACTTCATTGCGGGTGTGAAAAAGCTGGACGCAGACTGGGTTGAAGGCTATTCCATGGAGTACCTGTCCCGGCACTGGCTCTTCAGTCCCTTCAA ACTGGTATTGTCCGAGGAGATGACTAGTCTGCTAGTGGTGCACTGGTGTGGACTGCTGCTCGACCTCTCAGCCGGTTTCCTGCTCTTCTTTGATGCCTCGAGGTCCATTGGCCTCCTCTTCGTGTCCTACTTCCACTGCATGAATTCCCAGCTTTTCAGCATCG GTATGTTCCCCTACGTCATGCTCGCCAGCAGCCCTCTCTTCTGCTCCCCTGAGTGGCCCCGGAAGCTGGTATCTCACTTCCCTGAGAGGCTGCAAGAACTGCTGCCCCTCAAGGCTGCCCCTCAGCCCAGTGTGTCCTGCGTGTATAAGAGGAGCCGAGCCAAAGGTGGCCAGAAGCCAGGGCTGCGCCATCAGCTTGGTGCCGCCTTCACCCTGCTCTACCTCCTGgagcagctcttcctgccctATTCTCATTTCCTAACCCAG GGCTATAACAACTGGACAAATGGGCTGTATGGCTATTCCTGGGACATGATGGTACACTCGCGCTCCCACCAGCACGTGAAGATCACCTACCGTGACGGCCGCACTGGCGAGCTGGGCTACCTTAACCCTGGG GTATTCACACAGAGCCGGCGATGGAAGGATCATGCAGACATGCTGAAGCAATATGCTACTTGCCTGAGCCAACTGCTTCCCAAGTACAATGTCACTGAGCCCCAGATCTACTTTGATATTTGGGTCTCCATCAATGACCGCTTCCAGCAGAG GATTTTTGACCCTCGTGTGGACATCGTGCAGGCTGCCTGGTCCCCATTCCAGCGTACATCTTGGCTGCAGCCACTGTTGATGGACCTGTCTCCCTGGAGGACCAAGTTACAGGAAATCAAGAGCAGCCTGGACAACCACACTGAGGTGGTTTTCATTGCAGATTTCCCTG GGCTGCACCTGGAGAATTTTGTGAGTGAAGACCTGGGCAACACTAGCATTCAGCTGCTGCAGGGGGAGGTGATTGTGGAGCTGGTGGCAGAACAAAAGAATCAGACTCTTCAGGAGGGAGAAAAAATGCAG TTGCCTGCTGGTGAGTACCATAAGGTATATACGATGTCACCCAGTCCTTCCTGCTACATGTACATCTATGTCAACACTACAGAGCTTGCACTGGAGCAAGACCTGGCATATCTGCAAGAATTAAAGGAGAAGGTGGAGAATGGAACTG AAATGGGGCCTCTACCTCCAGAACTGCAACCTCTGCTGGAAGGGGAAGTAAAAGGGGGCCCTGAGCCAACACCTCTGGTTCAGACTTTTCTTAGACGCCAGCGACGGCTCCAAGAGCTTGAACGCCGGAGAAATACCCCTTTCCATGAGCGGCTCTTCCGCTTCTTGCTACGGAAGCTCTATATCTTCCGCCGCAG cttCCTGATGACTTGTATCTCACTTCGAAATCTGGTATTAGGCCGCCCTTCCCTGGAGCAGCTGGCCCAAGAGGTGACTTATGCAAACTTGCGACCCTTTGAGCCAGTTGGAGAGTCAAGTCATTCAAACACAGATTCTTCGAATTCTGATCCCCCTGAGCCAAATTCTGACCCTGTGCACTCAGAGTTCTGA
- the GGCX gene encoding vitamin K-dependent gamma-carboxylase isoform X4, with amino-acid sequence MTKRKMAPFPTLHSFHISPGALIYPLPVILLEEEKTKARHRCFQIPQGWSCGRGSRLSLCEPRGAELEPRVAVAVRQSHIRRRGPIRAAQQCCPGRRSVDGLLNARKRNAHVPLWNYAVLRGQIFIVYFIAGVKKLDADWVEGYSMEYLSRHWLFSPFKLVLSEEMTSLLVVHWCGLLLDLSAGFLLFFDASRSIGLLFVSYFHCMNSQLFSIGMFPYVMLASSPLFCSPEWPRKLVSHFPERLQELLPLKAAPQPSVSCVYKRSRAKGGQKPGLRHQLGAAFTLLYLLEQLFLPYSHFLTQGYNNWTNGLYGYSWDMMVHSRSHQHVKITYRDGRTGELGYLNPGVFTQSRRWKDHADMLKQYATCLSQLLPKYNVTEPQIYFDIWVSINDRFQQRIFDPRVDIVQAAWSPFQRTSWLQPLLMDLSPWRTKLQEIKSSLDNHTEVVFIADFPGLHLENFVSEDLGNTSIQLLQGEVIVELVAEQKNQTLQEGEKMQLPAGEYHKVYTMSPSPSCYMYIYVNTTELALEQDLAYLQELKEKVENGTEMGPLPPELQPLLEGEVKGGPEPTPLVQTFLRRQRRLQELERRRNTPFHERLFRFLLRKLYIFRRSFLMTCISLRNLVLGRPSLEQLAQEVTYANLRPFEPVGESSHSNTDSSNSDPPEPNSDPVHSEF; translated from the exons atgacaaaaaggaaaatggcTCCATTCCCAACCCTCCACTCTTTCCATATCTCCCCAGGTGCCTTGATCTATCCACTTCCTGTAATCCTCTTAGAAGAAGAGAAGACTAAAGCCAGACATAGATGTTTTCAGATACCTCAAGGGTGGTCATGTGGAAGAGGGAGCAGACTTTCTCTGTGTGAGCCCAGGGGGGCAGAGTTAGAGCCAAGAGTAGCGGTTGCTGTGAGGCAGAGTCATATCAGAAGGAGAGGGCCCATCAGGGCCGCTCAGCAGTGCTGTCCTGGGAGGAG GTCTGTGGACGGCCTGCTGAATGCCCGTAAGCGGAATGCCCACGTGCCCCTTTGGAACTATGCTGTGCTGCGGGGCCAG ATCTTCATTGTGTACTTCATTGCGGGTGTGAAAAAGCTGGACGCAGACTGGGTTGAAGGCTATTCCATGGAGTACCTGTCCCGGCACTGGCTCTTCAGTCCCTTCAA ACTGGTATTGTCCGAGGAGATGACTAGTCTGCTAGTGGTGCACTGGTGTGGACTGCTGCTCGACCTCTCAGCCGGTTTCCTGCTCTTCTTTGATGCCTCGAGGTCCATTGGCCTCCTCTTCGTGTCCTACTTCCACTGCATGAATTCCCAGCTTTTCAGCATCG GTATGTTCCCCTACGTCATGCTCGCCAGCAGCCCTCTCTTCTGCTCCCCTGAGTGGCCCCGGAAGCTGGTATCTCACTTCCCTGAGAGGCTGCAAGAACTGCTGCCCCTCAAGGCTGCCCCTCAGCCCAGTGTGTCCTGCGTGTATAAGAGGAGCCGAGCCAAAGGTGGCCAGAAGCCAGGGCTGCGCCATCAGCTTGGTGCCGCCTTCACCCTGCTCTACCTCCTGgagcagctcttcctgccctATTCTCATTTCCTAACCCAG GGCTATAACAACTGGACAAATGGGCTGTATGGCTATTCCTGGGACATGATGGTACACTCGCGCTCCCACCAGCACGTGAAGATCACCTACCGTGACGGCCGCACTGGCGAGCTGGGCTACCTTAACCCTGGG GTATTCACACAGAGCCGGCGATGGAAGGATCATGCAGACATGCTGAAGCAATATGCTACTTGCCTGAGCCAACTGCTTCCCAAGTACAATGTCACTGAGCCCCAGATCTACTTTGATATTTGGGTCTCCATCAATGACCGCTTCCAGCAGAG GATTTTTGACCCTCGTGTGGACATCGTGCAGGCTGCCTGGTCCCCATTCCAGCGTACATCTTGGCTGCAGCCACTGTTGATGGACCTGTCTCCCTGGAGGACCAAGTTACAGGAAATCAAGAGCAGCCTGGACAACCACACTGAGGTGGTTTTCATTGCAGATTTCCCTG GGCTGCACCTGGAGAATTTTGTGAGTGAAGACCTGGGCAACACTAGCATTCAGCTGCTGCAGGGGGAGGTGATTGTGGAGCTGGTGGCAGAACAAAAGAATCAGACTCTTCAGGAGGGAGAAAAAATGCAG TTGCCTGCTGGTGAGTACCATAAGGTATATACGATGTCACCCAGTCCTTCCTGCTACATGTACATCTATGTCAACACTACAGAGCTTGCACTGGAGCAAGACCTGGCATATCTGCAAGAATTAAAGGAGAAGGTGGAGAATGGAACTG AAATGGGGCCTCTACCTCCAGAACTGCAACCTCTGCTGGAAGGGGAAGTAAAAGGGGGCCCTGAGCCAACACCTCTGGTTCAGACTTTTCTTAGACGCCAGCGACGGCTCCAAGAGCTTGAACGCCGGAGAAATACCCCTTTCCATGAGCGGCTCTTCCGCTTCTTGCTACGGAAGCTCTATATCTTCCGCCGCAG cttCCTGATGACTTGTATCTCACTTCGAAATCTGGTATTAGGCCGCCCTTCCCTGGAGCAGCTGGCCCAAGAGGTGACTTATGCAAACTTGCGACCCTTTGAGCCAGTTGGAGAGTCAAGTCATTCAAACACAGATTCTTCGAATTCTGATCCCCCTGAGCCAAATTCTGACCCTGTGCACTCAGAGTTCTGA